The Achromobacter deleyi genome has a window encoding:
- the flhC gene encoding flagellar transcriptional regulator FlhC, translating into MASKSVSQEADDILLASSMITLGARLQVLEAETSLSHDRLARLYREIRGCSPPKGMLPFSVDWFMTWLPNIHSSLFYNVYSFLNARTSSKGIRATIDAYRLYLENAGLDAAESSEPVLSFTRAWMLVRFFDSGMLQLSACRQCGGHFIAHAHDPQSDFVCAICRPPPRAGKTRAAAKARAGSRPAPVVDVARA; encoded by the coding sequence ATGGCCTCCAAGAGCGTATCCCAGGAAGCAGACGACATCCTGCTTGCCAGCTCCATGATTACCCTGGGCGCCCGGCTTCAGGTGCTAGAGGCTGAAACCAGCCTCAGCCACGACCGCCTCGCCCGCCTGTATCGCGAAATACGCGGCTGCTCGCCACCCAAGGGCATGCTGCCTTTTTCGGTTGACTGGTTCATGACCTGGCTGCCGAATATCCACTCCTCGCTCTTCTATAACGTGTATTCGTTCCTGAATGCGCGCACCAGCAGCAAGGGTATACGCGCCACGATCGACGCCTATCGACTGTATCTTGAAAACGCCGGCCTCGATGCCGCCGAGTCCTCGGAACCCGTCCTGAGCTTTACCCGGGCCTGGATGCTGGTGCGCTTCTTTGACAGCGGCATGCTGCAGCTGTCCGCCTGCCGCCAGTGCGGCGGCCATTTCATCGCCCACGCCCATGATCCGCAATCGGATTTCGTGTGCGCCATCTGCCGGCCGCCTCCCCGTGCCGGAAAGACGCGCGCGGCGGCCAAGGCGCGCGCCGGCAGCCGTCCCGCTCCCGTCGTGGATGT
- the flhD gene encoding flagellar transcriptional regulator FlhD, whose translation MQQVENSLLADIREVNLSYLLLAQRMLRDDYAASMFRLGFSNEVADILMRLSPAQLVKLASSSSLLCRFRFDDYSLLSALTHDVLGGALQQAHATILLAKQPVEELA comes from the coding sequence GTGCAACAAGTCGAAAATTCATTGCTGGCAGACATTCGCGAAGTGAATCTGTCATATCTGTTACTTGCGCAGCGCATGCTGCGTGATGACTATGCCGCATCGATGTTCCGCCTGGGATTCAGCAATGAAGTCGCTGACATCCTCATGCGGCTATCGCCGGCTCAACTGGTAAAGCTGGCCAGCTCCAGCTCTCTGCTGTGCCGTTTCCGCTTTGATGATTACAGCCTGCTGTCGGCGCTGACCCATGACGTTCTGGGTGGCGCGCTGCAACAAGCGCATGCAACGATCCTGTTGGCCAAGCAACCCGTCGAAGAATTGGCCTGA
- a CDS encoding RNA polymerase sigma factor FliA — protein sequence MPHADDSLVEYAPLVRKLALQLLARLPASVELDDLIQAGMIGLLDAVRRYQETADAQFETYATTRIRGAMLDELRGQDWLPRSVRTKARKIDQAIQHLEQRLMRAPTEAEIAAQLELPLNEYQTLLHDAQGVQIVHYEDFTTEPDSAAGQADWSATLNHGSAGGNPLDSLLAGDFRLALIHAIDALPDREKLLLSLCYEQGLNLKEIGAIMNVTEARVCQLRSQATARIRAKLKDQAWHALPQEGQIAQII from the coding sequence ATGCCCCACGCAGATGACAGCCTGGTCGAATATGCACCGCTAGTAAGAAAGCTGGCTCTGCAATTGCTCGCCAGACTTCCGGCCAGCGTTGAACTCGACGACCTGATACAGGCCGGCATGATCGGCCTGCTAGATGCCGTACGCCGCTACCAAGAAACGGCCGACGCCCAATTCGAGACCTACGCCACGACCCGGATCCGAGGCGCGATGCTGGACGAGCTTCGCGGCCAGGACTGGCTGCCGCGCAGCGTCCGCACCAAGGCGCGCAAGATCGATCAGGCCATCCAGCACCTGGAACAGCGTTTGATGCGCGCGCCCACCGAGGCCGAGATCGCGGCTCAGCTCGAACTCCCGCTGAATGAATACCAGACGCTGCTGCACGACGCCCAAGGCGTGCAGATCGTCCACTACGAAGACTTCACGACCGAACCCGATTCGGCCGCGGGCCAGGCCGACTGGTCCGCCACCCTGAACCACGGCTCGGCTGGCGGCAACCCGCTGGATTCGCTTTTGGCCGGCGACTTCCGACTAGCCCTGATCCACGCCATCGACGCCCTGCCCGACCGCGAAAAGCTGCTGCTGTCGCTGTGTTATGAGCAAGGGCTGAACCTGAAGGAAATCGGCGCGATCATGAACGTGACCGAGGCGCGGGTATGCCAGTTGAGGTCGCAGGCAACGGCGCGGATCCGGGCGAAGCTGAAGGACCAGGCCTGGCATGCGCTGCCCCAGGAGGGGCAGATCGCGCAGATTATTTGA
- a CDS encoding flagellin → MAAVINTNYLSLVAQNNLNKSQSSLGTAIERLSSGLRINSAKDDAAGMAIANRFTANVKGLTQAARNANDGISLAQTTEGAASEVNTHLQRVRELSVQASNGSYSQEQLNSMQDEINQRLSDIDRISQQTDFNGVKVLSDSAKPLTLQVGANDGETITLNLSEISVKTLGLDGFNVNGSGVTQNRSATVSDLQAAGGVTTGANEWTVTTTHAAVTADDIFGRLQNGNTVTVSASATDNTTYTYDAANKNFTYTASATNAAAIGTLATSIKPATGTVTGTYNNVSGAGSTEFTVDATGNVSVNGQTAYLDASGNLTTNNAGGTAATLDSVMKTAASAAAGTSSVEIGGKTYKNTTVNQLSYTETISTDALVAKFKANTNANGNTVNLGTGITGASVTFTGGTSTGPAATIAYVDDKGTLTRTLNYTTVYNVDPNTGKTTVKGGTGSGDYAPKIGQEAKVNSSGKLTTEDTSKGTKTTDPMKTLDAAFTKLDKLTGELGAVQNRLESTIANLNNVVNNLSNARSRIQDADYATEVSNMSKAQILQQAGTSVLAQANQVPQTVLSLLR, encoded by the coding sequence ATGGCTGCAGTCATCAATACCAACTACTTGTCGCTCGTTGCTCAGAACAACCTGAACAAGTCGCAATCTTCCCTGGGCACCGCCATCGAGCGCCTGTCGTCGGGCCTGCGCATCAACAGCGCCAAGGACGACGCCGCCGGTATGGCCATTGCCAACCGCTTCACCGCGAACGTCAAGGGCCTGACCCAAGCCGCTCGTAACGCCAACGACGGTATCTCGCTGGCTCAGACGACGGAAGGCGCCGCCTCCGAAGTCAACACCCACCTGCAGCGCGTTCGCGAACTGTCGGTGCAAGCTTCGAACGGCAGCTACTCGCAAGAACAGCTGAACTCGATGCAAGACGAAATCAACCAACGTCTGTCGGACATCGACCGCATCTCGCAACAAACCGACTTCAACGGCGTGAAGGTTCTGTCGGATTCGGCCAAGCCCCTGACGCTGCAAGTTGGCGCCAACGACGGCGAAACGATCACCCTGAACCTGTCGGAAATCAGCGTCAAGACGCTGGGTCTGGACGGCTTCAACGTCAACGGCTCGGGCGTGACCCAAAACCGTTCGGCCACCGTGTCGGATCTGCAGGCAGCTGGTGGCGTGACCACCGGCGCCAACGAATGGACCGTCACCACGACCCACGCTGCCGTCACCGCTGACGACATTTTCGGTCGCCTGCAGAATGGCAACACTGTCACTGTGAGCGCCAGCGCCACTGACAACACGACCTACACGTACGACGCCGCCAACAAGAACTTCACGTACACGGCCTCCGCCACCAACGCTGCCGCCATCGGCACGCTGGCTACCTCGATCAAGCCCGCGACCGGCACGGTCACTGGCACCTACAACAACGTTTCCGGCGCCGGCTCGACCGAATTTACCGTAGATGCCACGGGCAACGTCTCGGTTAACGGCCAGACCGCTTACCTCGATGCGTCGGGCAACCTGACGACCAACAACGCTGGTGGCACCGCCGCAACGCTTGACTCCGTCATGAAGACGGCAGCCAGCGCAGCTGCCGGGACCTCGTCGGTGGAAATCGGCGGCAAGACGTACAAGAACACCACTGTTAACCAACTGTCTTACACCGAGACGATCAGCACCGACGCTCTGGTGGCCAAGTTCAAGGCCAACACCAACGCCAACGGTAATACTGTAAACCTCGGCACTGGGATTACCGGCGCATCGGTCACGTTCACTGGCGGCACCTCGACGGGTCCCGCTGCCACGATCGCCTATGTCGATGACAAGGGTACGCTGACCCGCACCCTCAACTACACGACGGTCTACAACGTCGATCCCAACACCGGTAAGACCACGGTCAAGGGCGGCACGGGCTCTGGCGATTACGCGCCGAAAATCGGCCAAGAAGCCAAGGTCAACAGCTCCGGCAAGCTGACCACGGAAGACACCAGCAAGGGCACCAAGACCACCGATCCGATGAAGACGCTGGACGCCGCCTTCACGAAGCTGGACAAGCTGACCGGCGAACTGGGCGCTGTGCAAAACCGCCTGGAATCGACGATTGCCAACCTGAACAACGTGGTCAACAACCTCTCCAACGCTCGTTCGCGTATTCAAGACGCCGACTACGCCACGGAAGTGTCGAACATGTCCAAGGCGCAGATCCTGCAACAAGCCGGTACCTCGGTTCTGGCGCAAGCCAACCAAGTCCCGCAAACCGTGCTGTCGCTGCTGCGTTAA
- a CDS encoding class I SAM-dependent methyltransferase, which yields MNHLKTTFFGLRDTHGFVQGIQQALNNLNGAVGVYAGDNLFTYHRNLSFLGDESLMRAFKQHATTEIEQAVLWRMSVVLWGVRNGLRLDGDFVECACYKGTTARVVSDAVDLGSYPDRHYYLYDLFDHDPSLPHHAMPEHSKQLFAQVKQRFSDLSNVTVTQGKVPEILAEVAPEKIAFMHLDLNNADAEVGALDVLFDRMVPGAVLILDDYGWLGYKEQKEAEDPWFAKRGYQVLELPTGQGMVIK from the coding sequence ATGAATCATCTGAAGACGACTTTTTTTGGCTTGCGTGATACTCACGGCTTTGTGCAGGGTATCCAGCAGGCGCTCAACAACCTGAACGGGGCCGTTGGCGTCTACGCGGGCGACAATCTGTTTACCTATCATCGGAATCTGAGCTTCTTGGGCGATGAGTCCCTGATGAGGGCGTTCAAGCAGCATGCCACCACCGAAATCGAACAAGCGGTGCTGTGGCGTATGTCGGTAGTGCTGTGGGGGGTGCGCAATGGATTGAGGCTGGATGGCGACTTTGTCGAGTGCGCTTGTTACAAGGGGACGACCGCTAGGGTCGTGAGCGATGCGGTGGATCTTGGATCCTATCCGGATCGTCACTACTACTTGTACGATCTTTTCGATCACGACCCATCTCTGCCGCATCACGCGATGCCGGAACATAGCAAGCAATTGTTTGCTCAGGTCAAACAGCGGTTCTCGGACTTGAGCAATGTGACAGTGACGCAGGGCAAAGTCCCTGAGATTCTGGCGGAGGTCGCGCCAGAGAAAATTGCGTTCATGCATTTGGACCTGAACAATGCGGATGCGGAAGTGGGCGCATTGGATGTGCTGTTTGATCGCATGGTTCCCGGTGCGGTGCTGATCCTGGATGACTATGGATGGCTGGGTTATAAGGAACAGAAAGAGGCCGAGGATCCCTGGTTCGCAAAGCGGGGATATCAAGTCCTGGAGCTGCCCACCGGTCAGGGCATGGTTATCAAGTAA